The Pyrobaculum sp. 3827-6 genome has a segment encoding these proteins:
- a CDS encoding WD40 repeat domain-containing protein has translation MRKAVVVGMASALFLVGILAVYFLAFTPPKESPTPPLPPSVNKTETPKATPREPGLRLVWASPPLIDRDKLIEGGFYFRAWDWWWGYVRGMVMVSPDGRYIVVATQTGEIYIFSPNGTVIKKFEYGVGRVPYWSMAFSPDGRYLAVGISSREGEVVIYNTSSWREVAIIKLAQYLLGLSNATEATITKQPWLGVYPKDIVFYGGRIYILATEAVVDPATQTHASTRVVYDLVKFYPELRDRLNVTKYIVSRFTSISTARILAVKTGSWAVEWAWPEDGPAYTYISTIEVADGYLATGTGGPPGYTDPRGRWITGVLYVLNASSGKLVYKFAPPPLVPYFNYTYVRDVYFTPGGRLVVVFREGVYCLDHVKSAKAGSPVVLWFASVMSPIPSQAVLLPREGGGAARVVSSYIYTSNGLAGVVGDRLLIFTSGTHSTYAPPTAVAKPLVQHPNQTKLFVLNLTTGRLLYVEKFNGLLLYGKKYPFGISGCVIFVPAGHDWVTSDVSLAGVYAIDICRHVQLARFLTVPKYGVPLDLDVYGNRVYVLTAPINAASSDLEPARIVGEYRLLVLEFEQ, from the coding sequence ATGAGGAAGGCGGTTGTAGTAGGTATGGCCTCCGCTCTTTTCCTCGTGGGGATATTGGCGGTTTACTTCCTAGCCTTCACACCCCCGAAGGAAAGTCCTACGCCGCCTCTACCCCCTTCTGTAAACAAGACAGAAACTCCCAAAGCCACGCCTAGAGAGCCCGGGTTGAGGCTTGTCTGGGCGTCTCCGCCTCTAATTGACAGGGATAAGCTGATAGAGGGAGGTTTCTACTTCAGGGCGTGGGACTGGTGGTGGGGATACGTGAGGGGGATGGTTATGGTATCCCCCGACGGGAGGTATATAGTGGTGGCTACACAAACGGGGGAGATCTATATATTCTCCCCCAACGGCACTGTAATCAAGAAATTCGAATACGGGGTCGGGAGGGTGCCCTACTGGTCTATGGCCTTCTCGCCTGACGGGAGGTACTTGGCCGTGGGGATTTCTTCGCGGGAGGGGGAGGTTGTGATATACAACACCTCTAGCTGGAGGGAGGTGGCTATTATTAAACTGGCTCAGTACCTCTTAGGCCTATCAAACGCGACAGAGGCCACAATAACAAAACAGCCGTGGCTTGGCGTGTACCCCAAAGATATTGTGTTTTACGGGGGCCGTATCTATATCTTGGCCACAGAGGCAGTTGTCGACCCGGCGACGCAGACACATGCATCTACAAGAGTTGTTTACGACCTAGTAAAGTTTTACCCGGAGCTTAGGGATCGTCTAAACGTCACTAAGTACATCGTTTCTAGGTTTACCAGCATCTCCACGGCGAGGATCCTCGCCGTGAAGACGGGTAGCTGGGCTGTTGAGTGGGCTTGGCCTGAGGATGGGCCGGCCTACACATACATATCGACTATAGAAGTCGCCGACGGCTATCTGGCGACTGGCACCGGGGGCCCGCCTGGCTACACAGATCCCAGGGGGAGGTGGATTACGGGGGTGTTGTATGTGTTGAACGCCTCCAGTGGGAAGTTGGTGTACAAATTCGCGCCCCCGCCGCTGGTGCCTTACTTCAACTACACCTACGTGAGGGACGTCTATTTCACGCCGGGCGGGAGGTTGGTGGTTGTGTTTAGAGAGGGGGTGTACTGCCTAGATCACGTCAAGTCCGCGAAGGCGGGGAGTCCGGTGGTCTTGTGGTTCGCCTCTGTGATGTCGCCAATCCCGTCGCAAGCGGTTCTCCTGCCCCGCGAGGGGGGCGGCGCCGCGAGGGTTGTATCATCCTACATCTACACTTCAAACGGTCTCGCCGGGGTTGTTGGGGACAGGTTGTTGATTTTCACCTCGGGTACTCACTCCACATACGCCCCGCCTACGGCCGTTGCGAAGCCGCTGGTTCAACACCCCAACCAGACGAAGCTCTTCGTGCTCAACCTAACCACTGGTAGGTTACTGTATGTAGAGAAGTTCAACGGCTTGTTGCTATACGGGAAGAAGTATCCCTTCGGTATCTCTGGTTGCGTAATTTTCGTCCCTGCAGGGCATGACTGGGTCACGTCAGACGTCTCTCTCGCCGGCGTGTACGCCATAGATATCTGTAGACACGTTCAGCTGGCGAGGTTTTTAACTGTGCCGAAGTACGGCGTCCCGCTGGATCTAGACGTCTATGGCAACAGAGTGTACGTCCTCACGGCCCCAATAAACGCGGCATCTAGCGACTTGGAGCCAGCTAGAATTGTGGGTGAGTATAGACTACTGGTTTTGGAATTCGAACAATGA